One window of the Camelina sativa cultivar DH55 chromosome 1, Cs, whole genome shotgun sequence genome contains the following:
- the LOC104701629 gene encoding serine/threonine-protein kinase tricorner-like, protein MDSAKGWFQKRQMRGGSRYKGASGGGGGGGSNGSADEPNIETDEEAVSNTTKQKVAAAKQYIENHYKEQMKILQERKERRSMLEQKLADADVSEEDQNNLLKFLEKKETEYMRLQRHKLGVADFDLLTMIGKGAFGEVRVCREKTTNQVYAMKKLKKAEMLRRGQVEHVRAERNLLAEVDSNYIVKLCCSFQDDDHLYLVMEYLPGGDMMTLLMRKDTLTEEEAKFYVAETVLAIESIHRHNYIHRDIKPDNLLLDRYGHLRLSDFGLCKPLDCSAIGENDFSNNANGSTEQESGSTAPKRTQQEQLEHWQRNRRTLAYSTVGTPDYIAPEVLLKKGYGMECDWWSLGAIMYEMLVGYPPFYSDDPMSTCRKIVNWKSHLKFPEEAILSREAKDLINSLLCSVRRRLGSKGADEIKAHPWFETVDWDTIFDMDAAFVPEVNDDLDTQNFEKFDESESQTQTSSKSGPWRKMLSSKDINFVGYTYKNFEIVNDYQVPGMAELKKKKKSTRPMVKALFDNGSSETPDSSETTSRPPCDRPPPAPPVVQGSFLKLLPPELEVRPKQEESEAC, encoded by the exons ATGGATTCTGCAAAGGGTTGGTTTCAGAAGcggcagatgcgtggaggatcGAGATATAAAGGTGCttcaggtggtggtggtggaggtggaagTAATGGCTCTGCCGATGAGCCCAACATCGAAACTGATGAAGAAGCAGTCTCAAACACTACCAAACAGAAAGTTGCAGCAGCTAAACAGTACATTGAGAATCATTACAAAGAGCAGATGAAGATTCTACAAGAGAGGAAAGAAAG GCGAAGCATGCTAGAGCAGAAGCTGGCAGATGCTGATGTGTctgaagaagatcaaaataaTCTTCTCAAgtttttggagaagaaggagacagAGTACATGCGCCTCCAACGCCATAAGTTAGGCGTTGCTGATTTTGATTTGCTTACAATGATTGGGAAAGGTGCATTTGGGGAG GTTAGAGTTTGTAGAGAGAAGACGACAAATCAAGTTTATGCAATGAAAAAGCTCAAGAAGGCGGAGATGCTTCGCAGAGGCCAG gTTGAACATGTAAGAGCAGAGAGGAACTTACTTGCGGAAGTGGACAGTAACTACATAGTGAAGCTTTGCTGTTCATTTCAAGATGATGACCATCTTTACCTTGTGATGGAGTATTTGCCTGGTGGTGATATGATGACTCTTCTGATGCGCAAAGATACTTTGACAGAAGAGGAGGCCAAGTTCTATGTCGCTGAGACAGTTCTCGCTATCGAGTCCATCCACAGGCACAATTACATCCACAG gGATATCAAGCCAGACAACCTGCTGCTTGACAGATATGGGCATCTAAGACTGTCCGATTTTGGATTGTGTAAACCTTTGGACTGCAGTGCCATTGGAGAAAACGATTTTTCAAACAATGCCAATGGATCTACAGAGCAAGAGTCCGGATCAACTGCTCCAAAACGCACACAGCAGGAACAACTTGAACATTGGCAGAGGAACAGGAGAACTCTA GCTTATTCCACAGTTGGCACACCGGATTACATAGCTCCAGAAGTTCTGTTGAAGAAAGGCTATGGAATGGAGTGTGACTG GTGGTCTCTGGGAGCTATAATGTACGAAATGCTAGTAGGATACCCACCGTTTTATTCAGATGACCCAATGTCAACCTGTAGAAAg ATAGTAAACTGGAAAAGTCATTTGAAGTTTCCAGAGGAAGCGATATTGTCAAGGGAAGCAAAGGATCTTATTAACAGTCTGTTGTGCAGTGTTAGACGTAGGCTTGGTTCCAAAGGTGCTGATGAAATAAAG GCTCATCCATGGTTTGAAACTGTTGATTGGGATACAATATTCGATATGGATGCAGCTTTTGTTCCAGAGGTCAATGACGATTTAGACACTCAGAATTTTGAGAAGTTTGACGAG TCTGAATCGCAAACTCAGACATCATCCAAGTCTGGACCATGGAGGAAG ATGTTGTCGTCAAAAGACATAAACTTCGTAGGGTATACATACAAGAACTTTGAGATTGTTAATGATTACCAAGTTCCTGGAATGG CGgagttaaagaagaagaaaaagtcgaCGCGACCAATGGTCAAGGCACTCTTCg ATAATGGATCATCGGAGACCCCGGATTCATCAGAAACAACGTCGAGACCACCTTGTGATAGACCTCCTCCGGCTCCTCCGGTTGTTCAGGGAAGCTTTCTGAAACTTCTACCACCAGAACTTGAAGTGAGGCCAAAGCAAGAAGAATCTGAAGCTTGCTAA
- the LOC104701573 gene encoding prohibitin-6, mitochondrial: protein MNFKNIKAPKGPGGGVIAAVVIGGLGLYGATHSLYNVDGGHRAIVFNRLVGIKDKVYPEGTHLMIPWFERPIIYDVRAKPYLVESTSGSRDLQMVKIGLRVLTRPMADQLPEVYRALGENYRERVLPSIIHETLKAVVAQYNASQLITQRESVSREIRKILTARAAYFHIALDDVSITGLTFGKEFTAAIEGKQVAAQEAERAKFIVEKAEQDKRSAVIRAEGEAKSAQLIGQAIANNQAFLTLRKIEAAREIAQTISKSANKVYLSSDDLLLNLQAMDLDVKPKK, encoded by the exons ATGAATTTCAAGAATATCAAAGCTCCCAAGGGTCCTGGTGGTGGTGTTATAGCTGCGGTGGTTATTGGTGGTCTCGGTCTTTACGGCGCTACGCACTCTCTCTACAATGTCGATGGAGGTCATCGAGCTATTGTCTTCAACCGCCTTGTTGGTATCAAAGACAAG GTGTACCCTGAGGGCACTCACCTTATGATTCCGTGGTTCGAGAGGCCAATCATCTATGACGTTCGTGCGAAACCTTACCTAGTTGAGAGTACTTCCGGGAGCCGTGATCTCCAGATG GTCAAAATTGGACTTAGGGTTCTTACCCGTCCTATGGCTGACCAACTACCTGAGGTATACAGAGCTCTTGGTGAGAAttacagagagagagttttgcCTTCTATTATCCACGAGACCTTGAAAGCTGTGGTTGCTCAGTACAATGCGAGCCAGCTTATTACTCAGAGAGAG TCGGTGAGTAGAGAAATCAGGAAAATCTTAACTGCACGAGCTGCATACTTCCACATTGCGCTGGATGATGTGTCCATCACAGGCTTGACATTTGGAAAGGAGTTCACTGCAGCCATAGAAGGAAAGCAGGTGGCAGCTCAGGAGGCTGAGCGGGCTAAGTTCATTGTGGAAAAAGCTGAACAGGACAAGAGAAGTGCCGTTATTCGTGCTGAG GGAGAAGCCAAGAGTGCTCAGCTCATAGGTCAAGCAATCGCAAACAACCAAGCGTTCTTAACACTGAGGAAGATCGAAGCAGCTAGAGAGATCGCCCAAACCATCTCAAAATCGGCAAACAAGGTCTACTTGAGCTCTGACGACCTCCTGCTTAACCTGCAGGCGATGGACCTTGATGTGAAGCCTAAGAAGTAG
- the LOC104701601 gene encoding mitochondrial import inner membrane translocase subunit TIM44-1-like isoform X2, which translates to MATRKLIRDLLITKQPFLRQLMQQRRANARSEYLPAIGYASHRRFSVLSEFSKNIRGEAESNPEFKRTVKELKERAEELKGVKEDLKVRTKQTTEQLYNKVDGVWTETEAAAKKVSSSVKDKFSAATEEVKESFKLGKVENAESASSSGTGTSGGEKQQQSGSTDELHTFYEKFKSSISSPKVSEAFYKLKEAKPFDVVKKVLDIVKDELRGNTSRRKFLEYTPPPPFTGERSTRTEMVVRPTKQFKWQTKWESFREKMQSHPVFKRISGMSVPVVNKSQEIAEDVREIWETSDNPIVHKIQDMHDTFLHETDSASTYKEIHGRDPSFSLTDFAAEVEEAIRPVLKAYSEGDVDTLKKYCSKEVIERCKAELTTYQSHGVFFDNKLLYISDVAIQETKMMGTSPVILVRFQTQEIYCARDKNGEIIEGGQDTIHTVYHDWAMQQVEAAELGEDAIYPIWRLREMQRNGVQALI; encoded by the exons ATGGCGACTAGAAAGCTAATTCGAGATTTACTGATCACAAAGCAGCCTTTTTTACGGCAACTGATGCAGCAACGA AGAGCAAACGCAAGATCAGAGTATCTTCCCGCTATTGGATATGCGAGTCATCGCAGGTTCAGCGTGCTAAGCGAGTTCTCCAAGAATATTAGAGGGGAAGCTGAGAG CAATCCTGAATTTAAAAGAACAGTGAAGGAGTTGAAGGAAAGAGCTGAAGAGTTGAAAGGTGTAAAAGAGGACCTGAAAGTTAG AACAAAACAAACGACTGAGCAGCTGTACAATAAAGTTGATGGTGTGTGGACTGAGACTGAAGCTGCGGCTAAAAAG GTCTCTTCAAGTGTGAAAGACAAGTTTTCAGCGGCCACAGAAGAG GTGAAGGAGTCATTCAAGCTCGGAAAGGTCGAGAATGCAGAGTCAGCAAGTTCATCAGGCACAGGAACCTCTGGAGGAGAAAAACAGCAGCAATCAGGTTCTACGGATGAACTACAtacattttatgaaaaattcAAGTCAAGTATCTCTTCGCCAAAAGTATCCGAGGCGTTTTACAAGCTGAAGGAAGCCAAACCATTTGACGTAGTAAAGAAGGTACTTGACATTGTAAAGGATGAACTGCGTGGAAACACATCTAGAAGGAAGTTCCTGGAATATACACCTCCCCCGCCATTCACAGGTGAGAGAAGTACAAGAACCGAGATGGTGGTTAGGCCAACAAAACAGTTCAAGTGgcaaacaaaatgggaatcctTTAGAGAAAAG ATGCAAAGTCATCCTGTATTTAAACGTATAAGCGGGATGAGTGTGCCTGTTGTAAACAAGAGCCAAGAG ATTGCAGAAGATGTGAGGGAAATATGGGAAACTAGTGATAATCCGATTGTTCACAAGATTCAAGA CATGCATGACACGTTCTTGCATGAAACAGATTCTGCATCAACTTACAAAGAGATACACGGGCGAGATCC ATCGTTCTCCTTGACAGACTTTGCTGCAGAGGTTGAGGAAGCCATCAGACCTGTCTTGAAAGCATATAGTGAG GGAGATGTTGACACCTTGAAGAAGTATTGCAGCAAGGAAGTGATTGAAAGGTGCAAAGCAGAGCTCACAACTTACCAAAGTCATGGTGTCTTTTTCGATAACAAG CTGCTGTACATATCTGACGTTGCAATTCAAGAGACAAAGATGATGGGAACTTCCCCCGTAATACTAGTCAGG TTCCAAACGCAAGAAATCTACTGCGCTCGCGACAAGAATGGAGAAATCATAGAAGGAGGCC AGGACACCATACACACGGTGTACCACGATTGGGCAATGCAACAAGTGGAGGCAGCGGAGTTGGGGGAAGATGCTATTTATCCCATTTGGAGGCTCAGAGAGATGCAGAGAAATGGTGTCCAAGCTCTCATTTAA
- the LOC104701593 gene encoding uncharacterized protein LOC104701593 produces the protein MDSHCSLSRLVLVTFLVLCFFAGDSSATRPGFLYTRHRGRCTPQYWSSEREAWPRMVPERSTVEKMFGVMVAKERWRSDLTLLESTARNDEEGNAYGALLKQGIAALVNSYARKSFSYAPWEVKTMLIQAMVSEPVARRQAQHFAAANVACD, from the exons ATGGACTCTCACTGTTCTCTGAGTCGACTCGTTCTGGTCACCTTCTTGGTCCTCTGCTTCTTCGCCGGAGATTCATCGGCGACGAGGCCTGGTTTCCTCTACACCAGACACAGAGGACGATGCACGCCACA GTATTGGAGCAGCGAGAGGGAAGCATGGCCGAGGATGGTACCTGAGAGATCAACGGTCGAAAAAATGTTCGGAGTGATGGTTGCGAAAGAACGGTGGAGATCTGATCTGACGCTGTTAGAATCAACGGCTAGGAATGACGAAGAAGGTAACGCGTACGGTGCGCTGCTGAAACAGGGGATCGCAGCTCTTGTCAACTCTTACGCTAGAAAAAGTTTCTCTTATGCGCCATGGGAAGTGAAGACCATGCTCATTCAAGCCATGGTTTCGGAGCCGGTGGCTCGCCGGCAAGCCCAACACTTCGCCGCCGCTAACGTGGCTTGTGACTAA
- the LOC104701621 gene encoding H/ACA ribonucleoprotein complex subunit 3-like protein, with protein MYLQCYINEKGEKVYTTKKESPLGLATESAHPARFSPDDKYSKQRVALKKRFGLLPTQNAPVKY; from the exons ATGTATCTTCAGTGCTATATCAACGAGAAGGGTGAGAAGGTTTACACCACTAAG AAGGAATCACCGCTAGGGCTAGCTACTGAATCTGCTCATCCAG CCCGGTTCTCCCCTGACGATAAATACTCAAAGCAGAGAGTCGCGTTGAAGAAGCGATTTGGTCTCCTACCGACCCAGAATGCTCCTGTCAAGTACTGA
- the LOC104701663 gene encoding heat stress transcription factor A-4c-like: MAYNGYPKSGLRFYEGVYEMVDDPSSDSIISWSKSNKSFVIRNQQELIRRKMLSRFFCRNLTEFISKLKFSGFKQMNRSSGLWEFGDKNFVRGRPELMVEMHKRVSMARITERCSNQMKAKAQLEEGFQNLSI, encoded by the exons ATGGCATACAACGGTTATCCAAAGAGTGGCCTTAGATTCTACGAAGGTGTATATGAGATGGTGGATGATCCTTCATCGGATTCAATCATCTCATGGAGCAAAAGCAACAAGAGTTTCGTTATTCGGAACCAGCAAGAGCTCATTCGCAGAAAGATGCTCTCCAGATTCTTTTGCAGAAACCTTACCGAGTTTATCTCAAAGCTTAAGTTTTCT GGCTTTAAACAAATGAATAGGTCTTCTGGGCTATGGGAATTTGGTGATAAGAATTTTGTGAGAGGTCGTCCTGAGCTTATGGTGGAGATGCATAAAAGAGTTTCCATGGCTAGGATTACGGAAAGGTGTAGTAACCAAATGAAAGCTAAGGCCCAACTCGAGGAGGGCTTCCAAAATTTAAGCATTTGA
- the LOC104710853 gene encoding uncharacterized protein LOC104710853, with amino-acid sequence MKKRTNTEPSASGAKKRRREEDDEEVGCSHAAVEDDAISEDQYLPLEDELTFSDTSVALRMMRAQFPRIDQASVPPFILQSQLYSSVNDRTQVDRELECLRREKVVDRIVKRMEEKKQSNLEIVKWFKGHVLDSKLEPSIGHHELFSLLSLGGKVKDAHITILINAGLLVSKDLYSYLYLLLHVSLTLF; translated from the exons atgaagaagagaacaaatacGGAACCGTCCGCCTCCGGAGCAAAGAAACGCCGGCGAGAGGAAGATGACGAAGAAGTGGGTTGTAGTCACGCTGCAGTTGAAGATGATGCAATATCCGAGGATCAGTATCTTCCTCTCG AGGATGAACTCACCTTTAGCGACACATCTGTTGCACTACGAATGATGCGAGCTCAGTTTCCTCGTATTGACCAG GCTTCGGTTCCACCCTTCATTTTACAGTCGCAGTTATACAGTAGTGTCAATGATAGAACCCAAGTCGATAGAGAGTTAGAG TGTTTACGAAGGGAGAAAGTT GTAGATCGAATAGTGAAGAGgatggaagagaagaaacaaagtaaTCTTGAAATTGTCAAGTGGTTCAAAGGCCATGTCCTTGATTCAAAACTTGAACCTAGTATTGGACATCATGAGCTA TTTTCACTGTTGTCATTGGGCGGAAAGGTGAAGGATGCACACATCACTATCTTAATTAACGCAGGTCTTCTCGTAAGTAAAGATTTATACTCCTACTTATATCTGCTCCTCCATGTATCTCTTACCCTCTTTTAA
- the LOC104701584 gene encoding fasciclin-like arabinogalactan protein 6, whose translation MSSSIYSYVVLFFLFSIVPYIQSQPIAPAPTTETSPINLTAILESGHQFTTFMRLLNTTQVGFQVSVQLNSSDQGMTIFAPTDNAFNNLKPGTLNGLTYQQQIQLMLYHIIPKYYSLSDLLLASNPVRTQATGQEGGVFGLNFTGEAQSNQVNVSTGVVETRINNALRQQFPLAIYVVDKVLLPEELFGTKTTPTGAPAPKSITSSPDADSPSVVDEEHKSSGSNVKRTSLGVVLGFVWFCCSVTYIF comes from the exons ATGTCCTCATCTATATACTCCTATGTTGtcctcttctttttattttccatcGTCCCATACATCCAAAGCCAACCTATTGCTCCAGCTCCGACTACTGAAACAAGTCCCATCAATCTCACAGCGATTCTTGAAAGTGGTCACCAGTTTACTACATTCATGCGACTCCTCAACACAACTCAAGTCGGATTTCAGGTAAGCGTTCAACTCAATAGCTCTGATCAAGGGATGACTATATTTGCTCCAACAGATAACGCATTCAACAACCTTAAACCCGGAACCCTAAACGGACTCACATACCAACAACAAATCCAGCTAATGCTCTACCATATCATTCCAAAATACTACTCTCTAAGTGATCTTCTCTTAGCAAGTAATCCCGTTAGAACTCAG GCTACGGGACAAGAAGGAGGCGTCTTTGGGTTAAATTTCACAGGGGAAGCACAAAGCAACCAAGTGAATGTTTCAACCGGCGTTGTTGAGACTCGGATCAATAATGCATTACGACAACAGTTTCCTCTAGCCATTTACGTGGTGGACAAAGTGTTGTTGCCGGAAGAGTTGTTCGGAACAAAGACCACACCCACAGGAGCTCCGGCCCCGAAATCCATAACTTCGTCGCCTGATGCCGATTCTCCGTCTGTTGTTGATGAAGAGCACAAATCCTCCGGATCAAACGTGAAGAGGACAAGTCTAGGGGTTGTTCTTGGCTTTGTATGGTTTTGTTGTTCggttacatatattttttga
- the LOC104701601 gene encoding mitochondrial import inner membrane translocase subunit TIM44-1-like isoform X1, with translation MATRKLIRDLLITKQPFLRQLMQQRVLRANARSEYLPAIGYASHRRFSVLSEFSKNIRGEAESNPEFKRTVKELKERAEELKGVKEDLKVRTKQTTEQLYNKVDGVWTETEAAAKKVSSSVKDKFSAATEEVKESFKLGKVENAESASSSGTGTSGGEKQQQSGSTDELHTFYEKFKSSISSPKVSEAFYKLKEAKPFDVVKKVLDIVKDELRGNTSRRKFLEYTPPPPFTGERSTRTEMVVRPTKQFKWQTKWESFREKMQSHPVFKRISGMSVPVVNKSQEIAEDVREIWETSDNPIVHKIQDMHDTFLHETDSASTYKEIHGRDPSFSLTDFAAEVEEAIRPVLKAYSEGDVDTLKKYCSKEVIERCKAELTTYQSHGVFFDNKLLYISDVAIQETKMMGTSPVILVRFQTQEIYCARDKNGEIIEGGQDTIHTVYHDWAMQQVEAAELGEDAIYPIWRLREMQRNGVQALI, from the exons ATGGCGACTAGAAAGCTAATTCGAGATTTACTGATCACAAAGCAGCCTTTTTTACGGCAACTGATGCAGCAACGAGTTCTG AGAGCAAACGCAAGATCAGAGTATCTTCCCGCTATTGGATATGCGAGTCATCGCAGGTTCAGCGTGCTAAGCGAGTTCTCCAAGAATATTAGAGGGGAAGCTGAGAG CAATCCTGAATTTAAAAGAACAGTGAAGGAGTTGAAGGAAAGAGCTGAAGAGTTGAAAGGTGTAAAAGAGGACCTGAAAGTTAG AACAAAACAAACGACTGAGCAGCTGTACAATAAAGTTGATGGTGTGTGGACTGAGACTGAAGCTGCGGCTAAAAAG GTCTCTTCAAGTGTGAAAGACAAGTTTTCAGCGGCCACAGAAGAG GTGAAGGAGTCATTCAAGCTCGGAAAGGTCGAGAATGCAGAGTCAGCAAGTTCATCAGGCACAGGAACCTCTGGAGGAGAAAAACAGCAGCAATCAGGTTCTACGGATGAACTACAtacattttatgaaaaattcAAGTCAAGTATCTCTTCGCCAAAAGTATCCGAGGCGTTTTACAAGCTGAAGGAAGCCAAACCATTTGACGTAGTAAAGAAGGTACTTGACATTGTAAAGGATGAACTGCGTGGAAACACATCTAGAAGGAAGTTCCTGGAATATACACCTCCCCCGCCATTCACAGGTGAGAGAAGTACAAGAACCGAGATGGTGGTTAGGCCAACAAAACAGTTCAAGTGgcaaacaaaatgggaatcctTTAGAGAAAAG ATGCAAAGTCATCCTGTATTTAAACGTATAAGCGGGATGAGTGTGCCTGTTGTAAACAAGAGCCAAGAG ATTGCAGAAGATGTGAGGGAAATATGGGAAACTAGTGATAATCCGATTGTTCACAAGATTCAAGA CATGCATGACACGTTCTTGCATGAAACAGATTCTGCATCAACTTACAAAGAGATACACGGGCGAGATCC ATCGTTCTCCTTGACAGACTTTGCTGCAGAGGTTGAGGAAGCCATCAGACCTGTCTTGAAAGCATATAGTGAG GGAGATGTTGACACCTTGAAGAAGTATTGCAGCAAGGAAGTGATTGAAAGGTGCAAAGCAGAGCTCACAACTTACCAAAGTCATGGTGTCTTTTTCGATAACAAG CTGCTGTACATATCTGACGTTGCAATTCAAGAGACAAAGATGATGGGAACTTCCCCCGTAATACTAGTCAGG TTCCAAACGCAAGAAATCTACTGCGCTCGCGACAAGAATGGAGAAATCATAGAAGGAGGCC AGGACACCATACACACGGTGTACCACGATTGGGCAATGCAACAAGTGGAGGCAGCGGAGTTGGGGGAAGATGCTATTTATCCCATTTGGAGGCTCAGAGAGATGCAGAGAAATGGTGTCCAAGCTCTCATTTAA
- the LOC104701650 gene encoding uncharacterized protein LOC104701650, with protein sequence MKKTPARSNEAGKSQKPPFRPAVDDTKPVLQDPILRSDPMETEEAVLRLPPFPVIRPSES encoded by the exons atgaagaagactcCGGCGAGATCGAACGAAGCTGGTAAATCTCAGAAACCTCCATTCAGACCTGCCGTAGATGACACCAAACCTGTTCTTCAGGACCCA ATTCTGAGATCGGATCCAATGGAGACAGAAGAAGCTGTGCTTAGATTGCCTCCTTTCCCAGTGATCAGGCCATCTGAATCGTAG